One Fibrobacterota bacterium genomic window carries:
- a CDS encoding type II secretion system F family protein, with the protein MGKFSYKVRDREDRVLLGTMEAVTADEVLEKLNQKSLLPIVVKELTEGEARPGKSFGDTVRESFRNSRNRVPYKDVVFFTRQLATMVGQGVPLSRALDQLTKGERPVFQKIIQQVADDISTGLTLSDAVARHPGAFNTMYVAICHSGEVAGALDKVLDGMATYMESVEIMRGKVKTAMRYPIFIAGFVSLMLFGIMWKLVPTFENIYSSMGAVLPVPTQILIAVSHVVRHNSVLVFAAVISIIVLYKFLMTKDDFRVRFQKSTLKVPVFGGILQKNIWATYCRTMALLMEAGTPILKATEIAGATVSNSYFTRKLDGIYGSLRKGELLSEALSASGVFPVLVIQLVSTGETSGRVDELLRKAAEFYERETRNVVDSLSQIIEPFLIVVLGGVVGSVLLALYMPIFSVGKYIH; encoded by the coding sequence ATGGGCAAATTCAGCTATAAGGTGCGGGACCGGGAGGACCGGGTGCTGTTGGGCACCATGGAAGCGGTCACGGCCGATGAAGTTCTGGAGAAGCTGAACCAGAAGTCTCTGCTGCCGATCGTGGTGAAGGAGCTGACGGAAGGAGAGGCCCGGCCCGGCAAATCCTTCGGCGATACGGTGCGCGAAAGCTTCCGCAATAGCCGGAACCGCGTGCCTTATAAGGATGTCGTGTTCTTCACGCGCCAATTGGCGACCATGGTCGGCCAAGGAGTGCCGCTTTCCCGGGCGCTTGATCAACTCACCAAGGGCGAAAGGCCGGTATTCCAGAAGATCATCCAACAGGTAGCGGACGACATTTCCACCGGCCTCACCCTTTCGGACGCTGTGGCCCGCCATCCGGGCGCGTTCAACACGATGTACGTGGCCATATGCCACTCCGGCGAAGTAGCCGGGGCGCTGGACAAGGTCCTGGACGGCATGGCGACCTATATGGAGAGCGTGGAGATCATGCGCGGCAAGGTGAAGACCGCCATGCGCTATCCCATCTTCATCGCCGGCTTCGTATCCCTGATGTTGTTCGGCATCATGTGGAAGCTGGTCCCCACTTTCGAGAATATCTACTCCAGCATGGGCGCGGTACTGCCTGTACCTACCCAGATCCTCATTGCCGTTTCCCATGTGGTGCGGCATAATTCCGTTCTCGTCTTCGCAGCCGTCATCTCCATCATCGTCCTATACAAATTCCTCATGACAAAGGACGATTTCCGCGTACGGTTCCAGAAATCCACCCTCAAGGTCCCCGTCTTCGGGGGCATCCTTCAGAAAAACATCTGGGCCACCTATTGCCGGACCATGGCGCTGCTGATGGAAGCCGGAACGCCCATCCTAAAGGCCACGGAAATCGCCGGGGCCACGGTCAGCAATAGCTATTTCACCCGCAAGCTCGATGGCATCTACGGAAGCTTGCGCAAGGGTGAGCTGCTCAGCGAAGCTTTGTCTGCCAGCGGCGTTTTCCCGGTGCTGGTGATCCAATTGGTGTCCACCGGGGAAACCAGCGGCCGCGTGGACGAGCTACTCCGCAAGGCGGCCGAGTTCTACGAACGGGAGACGCGGAACGTGGTCGATTCCCTTTCCCAAATCATCGAGCCCTTCCTCATCGTCGTGTTGGGCGGGGTGGTGGGCTCGGTACTGCTCGCCCTGTACATGCCGATTTTCAGCGTGGGCAAATACATCCATTGA
- a CDS encoding prepilin-type N-terminal cleavage/methylation domain-containing protein, with protein MINGFNFRNRVQGQKGFTLVEVIVVAIIVAALAAVAIPLYTSYVSSSRKNAAANSAGSIASFCGACRNTGGAGAIIDSSLTTGGGAIICNAKSDTTRIQIPTDIKIGYTAPTATRPGNIRAEHTADQADTANFNF; from the coding sequence ATGATTAACGGTTTTAACTTTCGCAACCGCGTCCAAGGCCAGAAGGGGTTCACCCTGGTGGAAGTGATCGTGGTAGCGATCATCGTAGCGGCATTGGCAGCCGTGGCCATTCCTCTTTATACCAGTTATGTGTCCAGCTCCAGGAAAAATGCCGCCGCCAATAGCGCGGGTTCGATCGCTTCCTTCTGCGGCGCCTGCCGGAATACTGGTGGAGCTGGCGCGATTATAGATTCCAGCCTGACCACCGGAGGGGGTGCCATTATCTGCAATGCGAAAAGCGATACTACGCGGATCCAAATCCCGACGGACATCAAGATCGGTTATACCGCGCCCACTGCAACCAGGCCCGGCAACATTCGCGCCGAACATACCGCCGATCAGGCAGATACAGCCAACTTTAATTTCTGA
- a CDS encoding prepilin-type N-terminal cleavage/methylation domain-containing protein — MRILRSNRSRAAGFTFIEAIVTAVIMGILAATTIPIYTGYVNSQRIDTLKSIAQMTAASANIYSRRTNTTPTCASTSACVTALGIFVSDPAQFDIQISGRTVIVKDLYHTDVAQQTASF, encoded by the coding sequence TTGCGTATTCTCCGATCCAACCGATCCCGCGCGGCCGGCTTCACCTTCATAGAAGCGATTGTGACAGCCGTGATCATGGGCATCCTGGCCGCAACCACGATTCCCATCTATACGGGATACGTCAACTCGCAACGCATAGATACGCTCAAGAGCATCGCGCAAATGACCGCCGCTTCGGCGAATATCTATTCGCGTCGCACCAATACCACGCCGACTTGCGCGTCTACCTCGGCCTGCGTTACCGCGCTCGGGATTTTCGTGTCCGATCCGGCGCAGTTCGATATCCAAATATCCGGTAGAACGGTTATCGTCAAAGATCTCTACCACACCGATGTCGCGCAGCAAACAGCGAGCTTCTGA
- a CDS encoding prepilin-type N-terminal cleavage/methylation domain-containing protein — MPQFIRSKSFRGCGGFTLIEVMVAALLLGLVITGATSMIGTGRTLEGAGDLRSQALRLAANSMERTTHHYSAYRIAPGEFTSKPKLNTPSGATCTADQTDSIYDTTSIGAHWTDADGGVAVNVPYQAICVRLTWSCGGLADSVVLRKRIANIQ, encoded by the coding sequence ATGCCTCAATTTATCCGTTCAAAATCATTCCGGGGATGCGGCGGCTTTACCCTAATCGAAGTCATGGTGGCGGCGCTTTTGCTGGGTCTCGTCATTACGGGAGCGACTTCGATGATAGGCACCGGGCGCACCCTCGAGGGAGCCGGCGATTTGCGTTCCCAAGCCCTGCGATTGGCGGCGAACTCCATGGAACGGACCACGCATCACTACTCCGCCTATCGAATCGCGCCAGGAGAGTTTACTTCGAAGCCCAAGCTGAATACCCCATCGGGAGCGACCTGTACCGCCGACCAAACCGACTCGATTTACGACACGACATCGATAGGCGCCCACTGGACCGACGCGGATGGCGGCGTCGCAGTGAACGTACCGTACCAAGCGATTTGCGTCAGACTCACCTGGTCGTGCGGAGGCCTGGCCGACAGCGTCGTGCTCAGGAAAAGGATCGCGAACATCCAATGA
- a CDS encoding type II secretion system protein: MRTEAGFTLIEALAGGIISTVLAGAMLSLFYLVTGNIKDSAANTRLLRIQTVAGDQIRRIVRRAYGPMLTTDAGSISTIVDPNPHPGLQEVWLYEDPDAEIGAYKISGDNLLERVNGVYTPMRIGSDTVWLDGPNSSFTVLPNRLGVAFDLRYRIQKNGETAPIFIDTVLCRGKI; this comes from the coding sequence ATGAGGACGGAAGCGGGATTCACCCTGATCGAAGCCCTGGCGGGAGGAATTATCTCAACCGTACTGGCTGGCGCCATGCTCTCCCTTTTTTACCTGGTTACAGGCAATATCAAGGATAGCGCGGCTAACACCCGGCTACTACGTATCCAGACCGTGGCGGGAGACCAGATCCGACGGATCGTGCGGCGAGCGTATGGGCCCATGCTCACGACTGATGCCGGGAGCATTTCCACCATTGTCGATCCGAACCCGCATCCCGGCCTTCAGGAAGTTTGGCTCTATGAAGATCCGGATGCCGAAATCGGCGCGTACAAGATTTCCGGGGACAATTTGCTGGAGCGGGTGAATGGGGTTTACACCCCGATGCGGATAGGCTCCGATACGGTGTGGCTGGACGGGCCCAACAGTTCCTTCACCGTACTCCCCAATCGGTTGGGCGTCGCTTTTGATCTGCGGTACCGGATCCAAAAGAACGGGGAGACTGCCCCGATATTCATCGATACGGTCCTGTGCCGGGGAAAAATATGA
- the pilM gene encoding pilus assembly protein PilM, with product MTKRTIQAAKPGKILGIEHDHLGIRCARLSSDGRGSFTVDRLEEIKGDFAEDAALLEGLRQVRSIFGVSSRDAVVTCLAGKQIFASQIEFRRLSPEEMDQALRLELRKTVHFEVATSTLDYQILPGEDESSGGPVQVMVALAANTLLNRSLQLLERAGLQPSAVDVLPVAIANALWSLADGTADHPLIGLHVGAQISTIVIVSEHSPFFNRTIYFAAEDMFRKEANPADRDKRLQSLSDEVSRSLLFYEKNYGLSGYQGIFLLGDYLDGNGLIASLNRQTSLPIHKMDLPAKLGYQKGQNPGHFDLAVSLALRGDT from the coding sequence ATGACGAAAAGGACCATACAGGCCGCCAAGCCGGGCAAGATCCTGGGCATCGAGCATGACCACCTGGGCATCCGGTGCGCGCGGCTCTCCAGCGACGGCCGGGGCAGCTTCACGGTCGACAGGCTGGAGGAAATCAAGGGCGACTTCGCCGAGGATGCCGCCTTGCTGGAAGGTCTGCGCCAAGTCCGATCGATTTTCGGCGTCTCCTCCCGGGATGCGGTGGTGACCTGCCTGGCGGGCAAGCAGATATTCGCATCCCAAATCGAATTCCGCCGCCTGAGCCCGGAGGAAATGGATCAGGCCTTGAGGTTGGAACTGCGCAAGACCGTGCACTTCGAAGTGGCCACATCCACGCTCGATTACCAAATCCTGCCGGGCGAGGATGAATCCAGCGGCGGTCCGGTCCAGGTGATGGTGGCCCTGGCCGCCAATACCCTGCTCAATCGAAGCCTGCAATTGCTGGAGAGAGCCGGCTTGCAACCTTCGGCGGTGGACGTGCTGCCGGTGGCAATCGCCAACGCCTTGTGGTCCTTAGCCGATGGCACGGCCGATCACCCCCTGATCGGGCTGCACGTAGGCGCGCAGATCTCCACCATCGTCATCGTCAGCGAGCATTCCCCCTTCTTCAACCGGACTATCTACTTCGCCGCCGAAGACATGTTCCGCAAGGAAGCCAATCCCGCCGACCGCGACAAACGCTTGCAATCGCTGTCCGACGAGGTTTCCCGATCCCTCCTGTTTTATGAGAAGAACTACGGGCTTTCCGGATACCAGGGCATCTTCTTGTTGGGGGATTACCTCGACGGGAATGGACTCATCGCCTCCCTGAACCGACAGACTTCCCTGCCTATCCACAAAATGGATCTGCCGGCCAAGCTGGGCTATCAGAAGGGGCAGAACCCGGGCCATTTCGACCTGGCGGTTTCCTTGGCCCTCAGGGGGGACACATGA
- a CDS encoding ATP-binding protein: MLKAKYFARTLEVSLEKIGRHFPALMITGPRQVGKTTFLRHQSKAGRTYVTLDDPASLSLANEDPALFFQTYRPPILIDEIQYAPGLLPYIKMAVDERHEEGAFWLTGPQQFHLMKGVSESLAGRVAVVQLLGLSRRELLGQPEESRPFLPESDIIAARLRTGGSLPLRELFQQIWRGSFPTLAVNPDADWNLFYSSYVQTYLQRDVRDLARVGDEVAFLRFMRAAAARTGQLLNLSDLAKDTGVTPHSAKSWLSILVASGIVYLLEPWFNNVTKRMIKTPKLYFLDTGLCAYLTKWSDPGTLESGAMSGAILETWILSELLKGYWHTGKSAPFYFYRDKDQKEIDLLIIQDGTVYPLEFKKTASPRRDDTRHFQVLEKLGMPIGPGGLICLADRAMPLGPKIFSIPVAAL, encoded by the coding sequence ATGCTTAAAGCCAAGTATTTCGCCAGAACCTTGGAAGTCTCCCTCGAAAAAATCGGAAGGCACTTCCCTGCCCTTATGATTACGGGGCCACGACAGGTCGGAAAGACGACCTTTCTCCGGCACCAAAGTAAAGCCGGCCGGACCTACGTGACCCTGGACGATCCGGCTTCCCTCAGCTTGGCCAATGAGGATCCCGCCCTCTTTTTCCAAACATATCGCCCACCAATACTCATCGATGAAATCCAATACGCGCCCGGCTTGCTTCCTTATATCAAGATGGCGGTGGACGAACGTCATGAAGAGGGAGCGTTTTGGCTTACGGGGCCCCAACAATTCCACCTTATGAAAGGAGTGTCAGAGTCCTTGGCGGGCCGAGTGGCTGTCGTCCAATTGCTCGGGCTATCGCGCAGGGAGCTTCTAGGTCAACCGGAAGAGAGCCGCCCCTTCCTCCCCGAATCCGATATCATCGCAGCCCGTCTACGCACTGGCGGCTCCCTGCCTTTGCGGGAGTTATTCCAACAGATCTGGCGCGGTAGCTTCCCCACCCTGGCGGTGAATCCTGACGCCGATTGGAACCTGTTCTATTCCTCTTATGTGCAGACCTATCTACAACGCGATGTTCGGGACTTGGCGCGTGTCGGGGATGAAGTCGCCTTCCTGAGATTTATGCGCGCTGCGGCGGCGAGGACCGGGCAATTATTGAACCTTTCCGATCTCGCCAAGGATACGGGAGTTACTCCGCACTCCGCGAAAAGCTGGCTTTCCATCCTGGTGGCATCGGGAATCGTCTACTTGCTTGAGCCCTGGTTCAACAACGTTACCAAACGGATGATTAAGACCCCCAAGCTGTATTTCCTGGATACGGGCTTATGCGCCTATCTCACCAAATGGTCCGATCCGGGCACTTTGGAATCGGGGGCGATGTCGGGAGCCATTTTGGAAACGTGGATCCTCTCCGAACTCCTGAAGGGATACTGGCATACCGGTAAATCCGCGCCCTTCTATTTCTATCGCGATAAGGATCAGAAGGAAATCGACTTGCTTATCATCCAGGATGGCACCGTATATCCCTTGGAGTTCAAGAAAACCGCCTCGCCTCGCAGGGACGACACGAGGCATTTCCAGGTTCTGGAAAAGCTAGGGATGCCGATCGGGCCGGGGGGCTTGATCTGTCTCGCCGACCGGGCGATGCCACTAGGGCCGAAGATTTTTTCGATCCCCGTAGCGGCCCTGTAG
- a CDS encoding type II toxin-antitoxin system HigB family toxin, which translates to MRVIAIRTLKEFWQKPGNQDAEQALRAWYAEAKEAEWTGPNDIKAKYLSASIVGSSRVVFNIKGNKYRLIVAIKYDFKIAYIRFVGGHKEYDAIDARTI; encoded by the coding sequence ATGAGGGTCATTGCCATCAGAACGCTCAAAGAGTTCTGGCAAAAGCCCGGAAATCAGGATGCTGAACAGGCGCTTCGCGCTTGGTACGCGGAAGCCAAGGAAGCCGAATGGACAGGGCCAAACGACATCAAGGCCAAATACCTCTCGGCAAGCATTGTAGGGAGCAGTCGGGTCGTATTCAACATTAAGGGAAACAAATATCGGCTTATCGTAGCCATCAAGTATGACTTTAAGATCGCCTACATACGATTTGTGGGCGGCCACAAGGAGTATGACGCCATTGATGCGAGGACCATCTAA
- the tadA gene encoding Flp pilus assembly complex ATPase component TadA codes for MENHSPLKTTLLAYRKDSLQQFAQLLKSAEVAPFLQLFAGNFSHADKLQCEMALAIFGPGDSLESFIHDMATLKLIAKVPCLLAVVNEGAMAQVAEAKAELAADDILYLPLPPQELGKILKTYVASLRIEHKKKALRADFSRKAQALGAILVENGIITAVQLKKALDFQKETTNLRLGDALVSLGFIDEFQKTHFLASQLGVAVATPKQFASADLNVVALIPERVAREYHCIALEKNEDELVVAMLDTSNLRLLDNLRDQTDLRIAPILGTLEDITVSIERYYRDIASHRSASDLMADLATEVQYIKKVEEEMGVEEAATAGAELGIIKLVNMLIANAVRDRASDIHIEPMEKELLVRYRIDGELRRVMSPPRHSHQAIITRIKILSDLNIAERRLPQDGRMVVKIGLKEVDVRVSILPTIFGEKCVLRILDKEAYEKSMFNLGFTEHELSIFKDNIAKPHGMIVVTGPTGSGKSTTLYSALQQIKDVTSNIITVEDPVEYHMDGITQVPVNSAIGMSFASALRSILRQDPDTILIGEIRDHETADIAVKMALTGHMVFSSLHTNDAASAIARFIDIGIPPLLLASSLNLVVAQRLIRKICPRCKVAYTPPQEMVEQLGLPGVDAQDVKFHMGEGCVTCNGVGYSGRIGIFEMLNCTREVKKLILKSAPTMDIQEKAEREGMKTLRRAGIELVLKGDTTIEQVLAATTDL; via the coding sequence GTGGAGAATCATTCGCCTCTCAAAACCACCTTGCTGGCCTATCGAAAGGACTCGCTGCAGCAATTCGCGCAGCTCCTGAAGAGCGCCGAGGTGGCCCCCTTCCTGCAGCTTTTCGCCGGCAACTTCTCCCATGCCGACAAGCTCCAATGCGAAATGGCCCTGGCCATCTTCGGCCCGGGCGATTCGCTGGAAAGTTTTATCCATGACATGGCGACCCTGAAGCTGATCGCCAAGGTTCCTTGCCTTTTGGCGGTGGTCAACGAAGGGGCGATGGCCCAGGTGGCCGAAGCCAAGGCCGAGCTGGCGGCGGACGACATCCTCTATCTGCCCTTGCCGCCGCAGGAGTTGGGCAAGATCCTGAAGACCTACGTCGCTAGCCTACGCATCGAGCATAAGAAGAAAGCGCTGCGGGCCGATTTCTCGCGTAAGGCCCAGGCCCTGGGCGCCATCTTGGTCGAGAACGGCATCATCACGGCCGTGCAGCTCAAGAAGGCGCTCGACTTCCAGAAGGAGACCACCAACCTGCGCCTGGGCGACGCCTTGGTGTCGTTGGGGTTCATCGACGAGTTCCAGAAGACCCACTTCCTGGCCAGCCAATTGGGCGTGGCGGTGGCGACGCCGAAGCAATTCGCCAGCGCGGACCTGAACGTGGTGGCGTTGATCCCGGAGCGCGTGGCGCGCGAATACCATTGCATCGCGCTGGAGAAGAACGAGGACGAGCTGGTTGTGGCGATGCTGGACACCAGCAACCTGCGCCTGCTCGACAACCTGCGCGACCAGACCGATCTGCGCATCGCCCCCATCTTGGGCACGCTGGAGGACATCACCGTCTCCATAGAGCGCTATTACCGGGACATCGCTTCGCACCGTAGCGCCAGCGACCTTATGGCCGATCTCGCCACCGAGGTCCAGTACATCAAGAAGGTCGAAGAGGAGATGGGCGTCGAGGAGGCGGCCACCGCCGGCGCCGAACTCGGCATCATCAAGCTGGTGAACATGCTCATCGCCAACGCGGTGCGCGACCGGGCCAGCGATATCCACATCGAGCCCATGGAAAAGGAACTGTTGGTGCGCTACCGCATCGACGGCGAACTGCGCCGCGTGATGTCGCCGCCGCGCCATTCCCATCAGGCCATCATCACCCGTATCAAGATCCTTTCCGACCTGAACATCGCCGAACGCCGCCTGCCCCAGGACGGCCGCATGGTGGTGAAGATCGGCCTGAAGGAAGTGGACGTGCGCGTGTCCATCCTGCCCACCATCTTCGGCGAGAAGTGCGTGCTGCGTATCTTGGACAAGGAAGCCTACGAGAAGTCGATGTTCAATCTCGGCTTCACCGAGCATGAGCTCTCCATCTTCAAGGACAACATCGCCAAGCCGCACGGGATGATCGTGGTGACCGGCCCCACGGGCTCGGGCAAATCGACCACGCTGTATTCGGCCCTGCAGCAGATCAAGGACGTGACTTCCAACATCATCACGGTGGAAGACCCGGTCGAGTACCACATGGACGGCATCACCCAGGTGCCGGTGAACTCCGCCATCGGGATGTCCTTCGCCAGCGCCCTGCGCTCCATCCTGCGGCAGGATCCGGACACCATCCTCATCGGCGAAATCCGCGATCACGAAACCGCCGACATCGCGGTGAAGATGGCCCTCACGGGCCACATGGTTTTTTCCTCGCTGCACACCAACGATGCGGCCAGCGCCATCGCCCGCTTCATCGATATCGGCATCCCGCCGTTGCTATTGGCTTCCTCGCTCAACCTGGTGGTGGCGCAGCGCCTGATCCGCAAGATCTGCCCCCGCTGCAAGGTGGCCTATACGCCCCCGCAGGAGATGGTCGAGCAGTTGGGGCTCCCCGGCGTGGACGCCCAGGACGTGAAGTTCCACATGGGCGAGGGCTGCGTGACCTGTAACGGAGTCGGGTATAGCGGCCGTATCGGCATCTTCGAGATGCTGAATTGCACCCGCGAGGTGAAGAAGCTGATCCTCAAGAGCGCGCCCACCATGGATATCCAGGAAAAGGCCGAGCGCGAAGGCATGAAGACTTTGCGGCGCGCCGGCATCGAATTGGTGCTTAAGGGCGACACCACCATCGAGCAGGTGCTCGCTGCGACCACGGATCTCTGA
- a CDS encoding zinc ribbon domain-containing protein — MPGMSGDWVACPHCGERIPAKAKACRHCGSDERTGWSQATYLDGVDLPDEDDYADSLEREGLRDRALRAPKKKAAGPWLMGAVASVLILLFLLWLLRGIL; from the coding sequence TTGCCCGGCATGTCCGGCGACTGGGTAGCATGCCCGCATTGCGGAGAACGCATTCCGGCCAAAGCCAAAGCGTGCCGCCATTGCGGGTCCGACGAGCGCACGGGCTGGTCGCAAGCGACCTACCTGGACGGCGTCGATCTGCCGGACGAAGACGATTACGCCGATAGCCTGGAACGGGAAGGCCTCCGCGATCGCGCCTTGCGCGCGCCCAAGAAAAAGGCCGCGGGCCCATGGTTGATGGGGGCGGTAGCCTCGGTCCTGATCCTGCTGTTCCTGCTCTGGCTCTTGCGCGGGATCCTCTGA